One Paralichthys olivaceus isolate ysfri-2021 chromosome 8, ASM2471397v2, whole genome shotgun sequence genomic region harbors:
- the LOC109642603 gene encoding NACHT, LRR and PYD domains-containing protein 3-like codes for MSCWEKVEEGTPPSKTCRETEAHSVEQHQNLLFAEQESSCHSITRSLDPPLNFTGQFPSETHVEQNQSLLYAEHESSCHSITRSLDPPLNFTRQSPSETQDLLQWSDVLWDESMQQHPKDLESIFKHLEENIFMFEKNELKKFQKFLSLDYTERSEFEEVVEDEGRKNISEAFLKITQHFLRKMKQEELADCLQSRTSPAACQRQLKSNLKKKFVFEGFPKAGNPVCLNQIYTELYITEGETGEVQWKHEVRQIETASWKPERPDTRIRHEDIFKTSPRGDKPIRTVMTKGVAGIGKTVLTQKFTLDWAEGKANQDTQFTFPFTFRELNVLKERKYSLVELIHDFFTETKEAGIRRFEEFQVVFILDGLDECRIPLDFHNTEILTDVTASSSVDVLLTNLIRGKLLPSARLWITTRPAAANQIPPECVDRVTEVRGFTDPQKEEYFRKRFRDEEQANTIISHIQRSRSLHIMCHIPVFCWITATVLEDVLKTREGGELPNTLTEMYIYFLVVQSKQNNLKYCGRAEQDPHWNAGSKKIIKSLGKLAFEQLKKGHLIFYESDLTECDIDIRAASVYSGVFTQIFKEERGLYKETVFCFVHLSVQEFLAALYVYQTLTNSGVDLLSTPHLHEKSKNKVTLTHLYLSAVDKALQSPNGHLDLFLRFLLGLSLQTNQSLLRGLLSQGRGSSQTNQETVHYIKKKISENLSPEKNINLFHCLNELQDHSLVEEIQQSLRLERLSTEKLSPTQWSALVFILLSSRKDLDVFDLKKYSFSNKALLRLLPVVKVSNKAQLSGCKLSQQSCEALSSVLSSQSSSLTDLDLSNNELQDLGVKLLSAGLRSSDCKLETLRLNQTGVTKNCCTDLSSVISSQSSSLTNLDLSNNNLQDSGVNLLSAGLRTLHCKLETLRLSGCKLSQRSCEALSSVLSSQSSSLTNLDLSNNDLQDSGVNLLSAGLRSPHCKLETLRLSRTMLTEECCEALSSVISSQSSSLTDLDLSNNDLQDSGVNLLSVGLRSPDCKLVTVRLSGCMVTEAGCVFLVSALTSNPSHLKDLDLMYNHPGASVEWLSAGLDTVRLECGGEQRMKPGLRKYAFDLTLDTNTVHRKLKVSDDNRMMTSVMEEQLYPDHPERFDSWPQLLCNNALTGRCYWEVEWKGRVNIAVTYRGIKRKGEGSNSWFGRNYQSWSLICSDVDGYSVWHDQRRQVCRYPSSSSISHRVAVYVDYPTGTLSFYSVSSENLIHLHTYNITFTEPVYPGFGFAYQWPGSSVSLCSL; via the exons ATGAGTTGCtgggagaaggtggaggagggaacTCCTCCCTCTAAAACCTGCAGAGAGACTGAAGCTCACAG TGTGGAGCAGCACCAGAATTTGTTATTTGCTGAACAGGAATCCAGTTGTCACTCCATTACCCGATCCTTGGATCCACCATTAAATTTCACAGGACAATTTCCTTCAGAGACTCA TGTGGAGCAAAACCAGAGTTTGCTCTATGCTGAACATGAATCCAGTTGTCACTCCATTACCCGATCTTTGGATCCACCATTAAATTTCACAAGACAATCTCCCTCAGAGACTCA AGATCTGCTGCAGTGGTCAGACGTTCTCTGGGATGAGTCCATGCAGCAGCATCCAAAAGACCTGGAATCCATATTTAAG cATCTTGAGGAgaacattttcatgtttgagAAGAATGAGCTGAAGAAGTTCCAGAAGTTTCTGAGTCTAGATTACACAGAGCGGTCAGAGTTTGAGGAGGTGGTGGAAGATGAGGGGAGAAAGAACATCAGTGAAGCATTTCTGAAGATCACACAACACTTTCTAAGGAAAATGAAGCAGGAGGAGCTGGCTGACTGTTTGCAGAGCA GAacttctcctgcagcttgtCAACGTCAGCTCAAGTCTAATCTGAAGAAAAAGTTTGTGTTCGAAGGATTTCCTAAAGCAGGAAACCCAGTCTGTCTAAATCAGATCTACACagagctctacatcacagagggagagactggAGAGGTCCAGTGGAAACATGAGGTCAGACAGATTGAAACAGCATCCTGGAAACCAGAAAGACCAGATACAAGGATCAGACATGAAGACATCTTTAAAACTTCACCTCGAGGAGACAAACCAATCAGGACAGTGATGACAAAGGGAGTGGCTGGCATTGGGAAAACAGTCTTAACacagaagttcactctggactgggctGAGGGCAAAGCCAACCAGGACACACAGTTCACATTTCCATTTACTTTCAGAGAGCTGAATgtgctgaaagagagaaagtacAGCTTGGTAGAACTCATCCATGACTTCTTCACTGAAACCAAAGAAGCAGGAATCCGGCGGTTTGAAGAGTTCCAGGTCGTCTTCATCCTCGACGGTCTGGACGAGTGTCGAATTCCTCTGGACTTCCACAACACCGAGATCCTGACCGACGTTACAGCGTCCAGCTCAGTGGatgtgctgctgacaaacctcatcaGGGGGAAACTGCTGCCCTCCGCTCGCCTCTGGATAACCACACGAcctgcagcagccaatcagatccctcctgAGTGCGTGGACCGGGTGACAGAGGTCAGAGGCTTCACTGACCCacagaaggaggagtacttcaggaaGAGGTTCAGAGATGAAGAACAGGCCAACACCATCATCTCTCACATCCAGAGGTCACGaagcctccacatcatgtgccacatcccagtcttctgctggatcacTGCTACAGTTCTGGAGGACGTGTTGAAGaccagagagggaggagagctgCCCAACACCCTGACGGAGATGTACATCTACTTCCTGGTGGTTCAATCCAAACAGAATAATCTCAAGTATTGTGGAAGAGCTGAACAAGATCCACATTGGAATGCAGGAAGTAAAAAGATAATTAAGTCTCTGGGAAAATTGGCTTTTGAGCAGCTGAAGAAAGGACATCTAATTTTCTATGAATCCGACCTGACAGAGTGTGACATTGATATCAGAGCAGCCTCAGTTTACTCAGGAGTGTTCACACAGATCTTTAAAGAGGAGAGAGGCCTGTACAAGGAAACAGTGTTCTGCTTCGTCCATCTGAGCGTTCAAGAGTTTCTAGCTGCTCTTTATGTCTATCAGACCTTGACCAACTCTGGTGTCGATCTCCTGTCAACCCCTCACTTGcatgaaaaatcaaaaaataaagtgacaCTAACACATCTCTACTTGAGTGCTGTGGACAAGGCCTTACAAAGTCCTAATGGACATCTGGACTTGTTCCTCCGCTTCCTCCTGGGTCTTTCCCTGCAGACCAATCAAAGTCTTCTACGAGGCCTGCTGTCACAGGGAAGAGGAAGCTCACAGACCAATCAGGAAACAGTCCACTATATCAAGAAGAAGATCAGTGAGAATCTGTCTCCAGAGAAAAACATCAACCTGTTCCACTGTCTGAATGAACTGCAGGATCATTCTCTAGTGGAGGAGATCCAACAGTCCCTGAGATTAGAACGTCTCTCCACAGAGAAATTGTCTCCTACTCAGTGGTCAGCTCTGGTCTTCATTTTACTGTCATCAAGAAAGGATCTGGATGTGTTTGACCTGAAGAAATACTCATTTTCAAATAAGGCTCTTCTGAGGCTGCTGCCAGTGGTCAAAGTCTCCAACAAAGCTCA GTTGAGTGGATGTAAACTCTCACAGCAAAGTTGTGAGGCTTTGTCCTCAGTTCTCAGCTCTCAGTCCTCCAGTCTGACGGATCTGGACCTGAGTAACAACGAGCTGCAAGATTtaggagtgaagctgctgtcgGCTGGACTGAGGAGTTCAGACTGTAAACTGGAGACTCTCAG GTTGAATCAAACCGGTGTCACAAAGAATTGTTGCACGGACTTGTCCTCAGTCATCAGCTCTCAGTCCTCCAGTCTGACAAATCTGGACCTGAGTAACAACAACCTGCAGGATTCTGGAGTGAACCTGCTGTCGGCTGGACTGAGGACTCTACACTGTAAACTGGAGACTCTCAG GTTAAGTGGATGTAAACTCTCACAGAGAAGCTGTGAAGCTCTGTCCTCAGTTCTCAGCTCTCAGTCCTCCAGTCTGACAAATCTGGACCTGAGTAACAACGACCTGCAGGATTCAGGAGTGAACCTCCTGTCGGCTGGACTGAGGAGTCCACACTGCAAACTTGAGACACTCAG GTTGAGTCGAACCATGTTGACGGAGGAATGCTGTGAAGCTCTGTCCTCAGTCATCAGCTCTCAGTCCTCCAGTCTGACAGATCTGGACCTGAGTAACAACGACCTGCAGGATTCCGGAGTGAACCTCCTGTCGGTTGGACTGAGGAGTCCTGACTGCAAACTGGTGACTGTCAG gctcTCAGGATGTATGGTCACAGAGGCAGGTTGTGTCTTTCTGGTCTCAGCTCTCACCTCTAACCCGTCTCACCTGAAGGATCTGGACCTGATGTACAATCATCCAGGAGCCTCAGTGGAGTGGCTGTCTGCTGGACTGGACACTGTTAG GCTGGAATGTGGTGGAGAGCAGAGGATGAAACCTGGTCTGaggaaat ACGCCTTTGATCTTACTCTcgacacaaacacagttcacAGAAAACTCAAAGTGTCTGACGACAACAGGATGATGACGTCAGTGATGGAGGAGCAGTTGTATCCTGATCACCCGGAGAGATTTGACTCGTGGCCTCAGCTGCTGTGTAACAATGCTCTGACTGGTCGGTGTTACTGGGAGGTGGAGTGGAAGGGCAGAGTAAACATTGCAGTTACCTACAGAGGGATAAAAAGGAAAGGGGAAGGAAGCAACTCCTGGTTTGGACGAAACTACCAGTCCTGGAGTCTGATCTGCTCCGATGTCGACGGTTACTCTGTGTGGCACGATCAGAGACGACAGGTCTGTCGTTACCCATCCTCGTCCTCCATCTCTCACAGAGTTGCAGTGTATGTGGACTATCCCACTGGAACTCTTTCCTTCTACAGCGTCTCCTCTGAGAATTTGATCCACCTCCACACCTACAACATCACGTTCACCGAACCGGTCTACCCCGGGTTTGGGTTTGCGTACCAATGGCCGGGTTCATCAGTGTCCCTATGTTCACTGTAG
- the LOC109642601 gene encoding uncharacterized protein, translating into MKPRSWIRRNWLWAAGGAFLAVHLATWLMQRAMRSAVRSEAALRHKAVEEKLD; encoded by the coding sequence ATGAAGCCTCGGAGCTGGATCAGGAGGAACTGGCTGTGGGCGGCCGGAGGTGCCTTCCTCGCTGTCCACTTGGCCACCTGGCTCATGCAGCGAGCCATGAGGAGCGCGGTTCGCTCCGAGGCGGCGCTTAGACACAAAGCTGTCGAGGAGAAACTGGACTGA